The Apium graveolens cultivar Ventura chromosome 6, ASM990537v1, whole genome shotgun sequence genome contains a region encoding:
- the LOC141665614 gene encoding uncharacterized protein LOC141665614 codes for MGANYPPVLKRLWLWAKNALADGQVNSFYLCQEAFGVTAKKPLFLSDVHALCSGGEISGSTICIFINLLQENLKKRKMVDMITFVDPGMIGALGCGSPGERSKSLSIRFRNAKPGQIFLLPYNAVNHWALTAVNPDSQTVYHMDPLKRRIATEEWTEVIDNAIKLYQEKAKKFLKKKISWENLGGVPVQTGSKDCGLFIMGYMKEICADMELKFHEKWLRRNNLSYGMKELNEIKTEWAKYFMKKHTT; via the exons ATGGGTGCGAATTATCCCCCTGTTTTGAAACGTCTGTGGCTTTGGGCAAAAAATGCCCTAGCTGATGGACAAGTAAACTCTTTTTATCTATGCCAAGAAGCTTTTGGAGTAACCGCTAAGAAGCCGCTGTTTTTATCGGATGTGCACGCTTTGTGCTCTGGGGGTGAGATATCAGGGTCCACCATTTGTATTTTTATCAA TTTATTGCAAGAGAATTTGAAAAAGCGCAAGATGGTTGACATGATAACATTTGTTGATCCTGGGATGATAGGCGCACTTGGTTGTGGTAGTCCAGGAGAGAGGTCAAAATCCTTATCTATCAGATTCAGGAACGCTAAACCAGGACAAATTTTCCTGCTACCATATAATGCTGT GAATCATTGGGCGCTCACTGCTGTAAATCCAGATTCACAGACTGTTTACCACATGGACCCATTGAAGCGCAGGATTGCAACTGAAGAATGGACAGAAGTGATTGACAA TGCCATCAAACTCTACCAGGAAAAAGCAAAGAAGTTTTTAAAGAAGAAAATATCTTGGGAGAATCTGGGG GGGGTACCTGTCCAAACTGGGAGCAAAGATTGTGGTTTGTTTATAATGGGTTACATGAAAGAGAtttgtgccgatatggaattaaAATTTCATGAGAAG TGGTTACGCAGAAACAACCTAAGTTATGGCATGAAAGAACTGAACGAGATAAAGACTGAATGGGCAAAGTACTTCATGAAGAAGCATACCACTTGA